A genomic window from Variovorax paradoxus includes:
- a CDS encoding ArnT family glycosyltransferase, whose translation MKQFAPPWRTVPRPLWLIAAFFAWLLATAWLRPLMAPDEGRYGGVALAMLHSGDWLVPRLDGLPFFHKPPLFYWIGAAAMAVTGPVEWAARLPSVLGGGAAAASLFFFLRRWTTVPQALLSTVVLVTTPFFFLGAQFANLDMLVAGCISATVLLAAGAAMAKERREPWRALLAGAYLFAAAGLLAKGLIGLVLPAMVIAIWCAATRRLATLRLALWLPGWAIVLAVAGPWFVAMQMKYPDFFDYFVITQHFRRFASSGFNNEHGFWFYLPVLAGFTLPWFAWVFVPRGKDGTARPRLGDVDWLMWIWLAVIVVFFSLPRSKLVGYVLPALPPLAYLIAQRVLAGRALETLLPKVRAMALGAAAVCIACVVAISILSSPPGTRLRLPAGQVVAPGDQVLMLDSYYYDIPFYWNLREPVLVSDDWKAAALDTRDNWRKEISDAGRFEPERAARTLIDHTQLAATLCVPRTTWLVASNTAQLTHPWLFRAQLVAVNDGVAAWRFAGSATSDPHCLDATPAPTSGTNGDE comes from the coding sequence ATGAAGCAATTCGCCCCTCCATGGCGGACCGTGCCCCGGCCGCTGTGGCTCATTGCCGCGTTCTTCGCGTGGCTGCTGGCCACCGCCTGGCTCCGTCCGCTGATGGCGCCCGACGAGGGCCGCTACGGCGGCGTCGCGCTCGCGATGCTGCACTCCGGCGACTGGCTGGTGCCGCGGCTCGACGGCCTGCCCTTCTTCCACAAGCCACCGCTCTTCTACTGGATCGGCGCCGCCGCGATGGCGGTGACCGGGCCGGTGGAATGGGCGGCGCGGCTACCGTCCGTCCTTGGTGGTGGCGCGGCGGCGGCTTCGCTGTTCTTCTTCCTGCGCCGATGGACGACAGTGCCGCAGGCGCTGCTGTCGACCGTGGTGCTGGTGACCACGCCCTTCTTCTTCCTGGGCGCGCAGTTCGCGAACCTCGACATGCTGGTGGCCGGCTGCATCTCTGCCACGGTGCTGCTGGCGGCCGGCGCCGCAATGGCGAAGGAGCGCCGGGAACCATGGCGCGCGCTGCTGGCTGGCGCCTACCTGTTCGCCGCGGCCGGGTTGCTGGCCAAGGGCCTGATCGGCCTCGTGCTGCCCGCGATGGTGATCGCGATCTGGTGCGCGGCAACGCGCAGGCTCGCAACACTGCGGCTCGCGTTGTGGCTACCCGGCTGGGCAATCGTGCTGGCAGTGGCCGGCCCGTGGTTCGTCGCGATGCAGATGAAGTACCCGGATTTCTTCGACTACTTCGTCATCACGCAGCACTTCCGCCGCTTTGCCTCATCGGGCTTCAACAACGAGCATGGCTTCTGGTTCTACCTGCCGGTGCTCGCAGGCTTCACGCTGCCATGGTTCGCCTGGGTGTTCGTGCCCAGGGGCAAGGACGGCACCGCGCGCCCCCGGCTCGGCGATGTCGACTGGTTGATGTGGATCTGGCTCGCAGTCATCGTGGTTTTCTTCTCGCTGCCGCGCTCCAAGCTCGTCGGCTACGTGCTGCCTGCCCTGCCGCCGCTGGCCTACCTGATCGCGCAGCGCGTGCTCGCGGGCCGCGCGCTGGAGACCCTGCTGCCCAAGGTACGCGCAATGGCGTTGGGGGCCGCCGCCGTGTGCATCGCCTGCGTGGTTGCCATTTCGATCCTTTCATCGCCGCCGGGCACAAGGCTGCGGCTGCCGGCCGGGCAGGTGGTCGCACCCGGCGACCAGGTGCTGATGCTCGACAGCTACTACTACGACATTCCCTTCTACTGGAACCTGCGCGAACCGGTGCTGGTGTCGGACGACTGGAAAGCCGCAGCACTGGACACACGCGACAACTGGCGCAAGGAGATCTCCGACGCCGGCCGCTTCGAGCCGGAGCGCGCAGCCCGCACGCTGATCGACCACACGCAGCTCGCAGCCACGCTGTGCGTGCCCCGCACCACATGGCTCGTCGCTTCGAACACGGCGCAGCTCACGCACCCCTGGCTCTTTCGCGCGCAACTGGTGGCGGTGAACGACGGCGTCGCCGCCTGGCGTTTCGCTGGCAGCGCCACGAGCGACCCACACTGCCTGGATGCCACGCCCGCCCCAACCTCTGGAACGAACGGCGATGAGTGA
- a CDS encoding ChbG/HpnK family deacetylase has protein sequence MSEALRYLCICADDFGMSAGINSAVFDLAEQRKISATSCMVRRDAWLTGTRMLRRIDPARFDTGLHLDLTRPARAGGTEPGLFGLLARTYTRTAFAPGLQADIRDQLTRFEDAMGRAPAFVDGHRHVHQFPVVRDLLVEEITRRYAALPPWIRSTAPGLRRGPDRLKARVIHALGGARLSTLAAQRGIPMSSHLLGVYDFSGDMQQHEQRLSEWISACNTGDVLMCHPSAGIEPGDPHGAARLREYALLRELVLAPQDGSNGIALAPLSQHLRRG, from the coding sequence ATGAGTGAGGCCCTGCGCTACCTCTGCATCTGCGCGGACGACTTCGGCATGAGCGCGGGCATCAACTCCGCCGTGTTCGACCTGGCCGAGCAGAGAAAGATCTCCGCGACCAGTTGCATGGTGCGACGCGATGCCTGGTTGACCGGAACGAGGATGCTGCGGCGCATCGACCCGGCCCGGTTCGATACCGGCCTGCATCTGGACCTCACGCGGCCCGCGCGTGCCGGTGGCACTGAACCCGGCCTGTTCGGGCTGCTCGCGCGGACGTACACACGCACGGCGTTCGCACCGGGGCTGCAGGCCGACATCCGCGACCAGTTGACGCGCTTCGAGGACGCCATGGGCCGCGCGCCCGCCTTCGTCGACGGGCACCGGCACGTGCACCAGTTTCCGGTCGTGCGCGATCTGCTGGTGGAGGAAATCACGCGGCGCTATGCCGCATTGCCGCCCTGGATCCGCAGCACAGCACCAGGCTTGCGCCGGGGCCCCGACCGGTTGAAGGCCCGGGTCATCCACGCCCTGGGTGGCGCGCGACTGTCCACACTGGCCGCGCAACGCGGCATTCCCATGAGCAGCCACCTGCTGGGCGTCTACGATTTTTCGGGCGACATGCAGCAACACGAGCAGCGCCTGTCCGAATGGATCTCGGCGTGCAATACCGGCGACGTGCTCATGTGCCACCCCTCCGCCGGCATCGAGCCGGGCGACCCGCACGGTGCTGCCCGGTTGCGCGAGTACGCATTGCTGCGCGAACTGGTGCTGGCGCCGCAGGACGGCAGCAACGGGATAGCGCTCGCGCCGCTCTCGCAACACCTGCGGCGAGGCTGA
- a CDS encoding CPBP family intramembrane glutamic endopeptidase, with amino-acid sequence MPSPKSAAFPSVAQAALLFVALFLCEFVIGAALRDANVWLELNTMQIGVLAAVLGNGCVFAVVMHAQKLTYRELFHQSPASAGAVLMLVVPPVLLLVPALLLTITSALNLLMRVVPLSAWEESMFSRMADGSIAAVLAVCVLAPLLEEMLFRGIVLRGFLQRYPRWQAIFMSALFFGAAHMNIYQFVVGFVMGTVLAWLYERTRSLIPCIALHAAYNTTTLLLADWLDAASPSRLLWAVLLALAAAVCGALALRAMLVPRAARGTSA; translated from the coding sequence ATGCCCTCCCCGAAAAGCGCCGCCTTTCCCTCGGTGGCGCAAGCCGCCCTCCTGTTCGTGGCGCTGTTCCTCTGCGAGTTCGTCATTGGCGCAGCGCTGCGCGACGCCAACGTATGGCTGGAGCTCAACACCATGCAGATCGGTGTGCTCGCAGCCGTGCTGGGCAACGGCTGCGTGTTCGCGGTAGTGATGCACGCCCAGAAGCTCACGTACCGCGAACTGTTCCACCAGTCGCCGGCTTCCGCCGGGGCAGTGCTCATGCTCGTGGTGCCGCCGGTGCTGCTGCTGGTGCCCGCGCTGCTGCTGACGATTACTTCCGCGCTCAACCTGCTGATGCGCGTTGTCCCGCTGTCGGCCTGGGAAGAATCGATGTTCAGCCGCATGGCCGACGGCAGCATCGCCGCCGTGCTCGCGGTGTGCGTGCTGGCGCCGCTGCTTGAAGAAATGCTGTTCCGCGGCATCGTGCTGCGCGGCTTCCTGCAGCGCTATCCGCGATGGCAGGCGATCTTCATGTCGGCACTGTTCTTCGGCGCGGCGCACATGAACATCTACCAGTTCGTGGTCGGCTTCGTGATGGGCACCGTGCTCGCGTGGCTGTACGAGCGCACGCGCTCGCTCATTCCGTGCATTGCGCTGCACGCCGCCTACAACACAACCACCTTGCTGCTGGCCGACTGGCTGGACGCTGCATCGCCCTCGCGCCTGCTCTGGGCCGTGCTGCTGGCGCTGGCGGCCGCCGTGTGCGGCGCGCTGGCCTTGCGGGCGATGCTGGTGCCGCGCGCGGCGCGGGGCACTTCGGCCTGA
- a CDS encoding flavin reductase family protein, translating into MTASHRQPVALNKAYRLLNHGPTVLVSAAHGGQRNIMAAAWAMPLDFDPPKVAVVLDKSTWTRVLLEGAGSFALQVPVRAQLDLTEALGNSSGREIVEKSGQDKFAAYGLETFTGTATDAPLLEGCAAWLECRLLPEPSIQQRYDLFLGEVIAAQADSRVFANGRWNFTGHDELRTLHHVAGGHFIVDGDAVDAQPLPPLSR; encoded by the coding sequence ATGACCGCCTCCCACCGCCAGCCCGTTGCACTGAACAAAGCCTACCGCCTGCTGAACCACGGCCCCACCGTACTTGTGAGCGCCGCGCATGGCGGCCAGCGCAACATCATGGCCGCAGCTTGGGCCATGCCGCTCGACTTCGATCCGCCCAAGGTGGCGGTGGTGCTCGACAAGAGCACCTGGACGCGTGTGCTGCTCGAAGGCGCAGGCAGCTTCGCGCTGCAGGTGCCGGTGCGTGCGCAGCTCGACCTGACCGAAGCGCTGGGCAACAGCTCTGGCCGCGAGATCGTCGAGAAGTCGGGGCAGGACAAGTTCGCCGCCTATGGGCTGGAGACTTTCACGGGCACGGCCACTGATGCGCCGCTGCTCGAAGGCTGCGCGGCCTGGCTCGAATGCCGGCTGTTGCCCGAGCCCTCGATCCAGCAGCGCTACGACCTGTTCCTTGGCGAGGTGATCGCCGCGCAGGCTGACTCGCGCGTGTTCGCCAACGGTCGCTGGAACTTCACCGGGCACGACGAGCTGCGCACCTTGCACCATGTAGCGGGTGGGCACTTCATCGTCGATGGCGATGCGGTCGACGCGCAGCCACTGCCGCCGCTATCTCGCTAG
- a CDS encoding PhzF family phenazine biosynthesis protein, translating to MKRSYRVVDVFTSRPFLGNPVAVVLDAEGLDTGEMQAIAGWTNLSETTFVLPPLSGEADYRLRIFTPRSELPFAGHPTLGSAHAALEAGRVVPRSSGRLIQECSIGLVELTVAQTGDDRRLSFALPPARLDALGKADLAELESILGSKLKIEPAIVNVGPVWLIAHMDDAGSVIGLHPDLARLADLERRLGVTGLTVFGPHQAGDAAIEVRTFAPSCGVTEDPVCGSGNGSVAAFLWARGLLPADGKDYLATQGRCVGRDGRIEVNVDAGGRIRIGGSCVTCVEGSIVGCELGA from the coding sequence ATGAAAAGATCCTACAGAGTGGTCGATGTCTTCACCTCCAGGCCTTTCCTGGGCAACCCGGTTGCGGTGGTCCTCGACGCCGAGGGGCTCGATACCGGCGAGATGCAGGCCATCGCGGGCTGGACCAATCTGTCGGAGACGACCTTCGTGCTTCCGCCCTTGTCGGGGGAGGCCGACTATCGATTGCGGATATTCACTCCACGCAGCGAGCTTCCCTTTGCCGGTCATCCCACGCTCGGCAGCGCTCATGCGGCGCTGGAGGCCGGACGTGTCGTGCCGCGCAGCAGTGGGCGATTGATTCAGGAGTGCAGCATCGGCCTTGTCGAACTGACTGTTGCGCAAACAGGTGACGACCGCCGCCTGAGCTTCGCGCTGCCACCGGCAAGGTTGGACGCCTTGGGCAAGGCAGATCTGGCAGAGCTGGAGTCGATTCTCGGAAGCAAGCTGAAGATTGAACCGGCCATCGTGAATGTGGGGCCGGTCTGGCTCATCGCACACATGGACGATGCGGGCAGCGTCATCGGCTTGCATCCGGATCTTGCGAGGCTGGCAGACCTCGAGCGCCGCCTGGGCGTTACGGGTCTGACAGTGTTCGGACCGCATCAGGCCGGAGATGCCGCAATAGAAGTTCGCACCTTTGCGCCTTCGTGCGGCGTGACGGAAGACCCCGTGTGCGGAAGCGGCAACGGCAGCGTGGCCGCATTCCTGTGGGCGCGAGGCCTGTTGCCCGCCGATGGAAAGGACTACCTTGCGACCCAGGGGCGCTGTGTCGGTCGGGATGGACGCATCGAAGTGAACGTGGATGCGGGCGGGCGCATTCGCATCGGCGGTTCTTGCGTCACATGTGTCGAAGGCTCGATAGTGGGATGCGAGCTGGGCGCATGA
- a CDS encoding transporter substrate-binding domain-containing protein — protein MKVRIAYIEEPPFYWTGPDRTATGADIELANVVLRAIGVSSIEHHLTSFEELLPGVQEGRWDMNVPIFVTPERARKVTFSEPVWAIGDGFLVPRGNPKALTGYQAIASHRDARLGAVVSTVQIDSAKSSGVAEDRIVTFKDQPAAVVALLAGKIDAYVSTTVGSRVLAATHKNLEMVANENSAGGRLPVGAFSFNKNNLELVQAVNRQLRAYLGTTDHRARMARYGIEATEIDGVVASER, from the coding sequence ATGAAAGTACGAATCGCATACATCGAGGAGCCACCTTTCTACTGGACAGGCCCGGATCGAACGGCGACCGGGGCAGACATCGAACTGGCCAATGTGGTGCTTCGAGCGATCGGGGTTTCGAGCATCGAGCACCACCTGACCTCTTTCGAAGAACTCCTGCCCGGTGTGCAGGAAGGACGCTGGGACATGAACGTGCCGATCTTCGTGACGCCCGAGCGCGCCAGGAAAGTCACGTTCAGCGAGCCGGTCTGGGCAATCGGAGATGGGTTCCTGGTTCCGCGCGGAAATCCGAAGGCGTTGACGGGCTACCAGGCAATCGCGTCCCACCGCGATGCCCGCTTGGGCGCCGTCGTCAGCACCGTGCAGATCGATTCGGCAAAGTCTTCGGGTGTCGCTGAAGACCGGATCGTGACGTTCAAGGATCAGCCTGCCGCTGTTGTCGCACTCCTGGCGGGGAAGATCGACGCATACGTGAGCACCACGGTCGGCAGTCGCGTTCTTGCAGCGACCCACAAGAACCTGGAGATGGTTGCGAATGAAAATAGCGCGGGCGGACGGCTCCCTGTCGGGGCCTTCTCGTTCAACAAGAACAACCTGGAACTCGTACAGGCGGTGAACAGGCAACTCCGGGCTTATCTGGGCACAACCGACCATCGAGCCCGGATGGCAAGGTACGGTATCGAAGCGACAGAAATCGATGGCGTAGTCGCGAGCGAGCGATAG
- a CDS encoding pyridoxal phosphate-dependent aminotransferase, translating into MTAVQESLADGRRANLREVTPSVWRGRFPYNEIISLLDVNRPFNLAESTSQDLSFGELLDFPGLENIRDLKLGYGTSAGALALRQEIADACKVSAEHVITTQGTALGLFLLAFEVCRSGDEAVLATPCFPPSRDCLLGAGVTVREVKLSFESGYRLDLNQIEANLTSKTKLVSIASPQNPSGVRTSRADVEKLLGSMERLSPHALLFIDETYREATYGDDTAAESFASLDPRVVTGASVSKALGAPGLRTGWLTVADAELRSRLTIAKMNTVISGSVLDETLAAALLRHRERVLVPRRRLLAGALQELSDWCQGEHSRIEWIRPEGGALCCLRLRADALDDAAVSRFWSLLPQHDLQLASGKWFGESDRVFRLGFGYLPPARLGAALAALSSSLDAVAE; encoded by the coding sequence ATGACAGCTGTTCAAGAGAGTCTTGCCGATGGCCGGCGAGCCAACCTGCGAGAGGTAACTCCTTCGGTATGGCGTGGAAGGTTTCCCTACAACGAGATCATTTCTCTTCTCGATGTGAACCGTCCGTTCAACCTGGCGGAAAGCACGTCGCAGGACCTGAGCTTCGGCGAGTTGCTGGACTTCCCCGGCCTGGAAAACATTCGCGATCTGAAGCTTGGCTACGGCACGTCTGCCGGTGCACTCGCTCTTCGCCAGGAGATCGCGGATGCCTGCAAGGTTTCGGCAGAACACGTCATCACGACGCAAGGCACGGCGCTGGGGCTTTTCCTGCTTGCGTTCGAAGTCTGCCGTTCCGGCGACGAGGCGGTGCTGGCGACACCGTGCTTTCCGCCCAGCCGCGACTGTCTCCTGGGGGCCGGCGTGACCGTACGCGAGGTGAAGCTTTCGTTCGAGAGCGGCTACCGCTTGGACCTGAATCAGATCGAGGCGAATCTGACATCGAAGACAAAGCTGGTGAGCATCGCCTCTCCCCAGAACCCGAGCGGTGTTCGAACCTCTCGCGCTGATGTAGAGAAGCTCCTCGGATCGATGGAGCGCCTGTCTCCGCACGCGCTGCTTTTCATCGACGAGACCTATCGCGAGGCCACTTACGGAGACGACACAGCGGCCGAGAGTTTTGCAAGTCTCGATCCGCGCGTCGTGACCGGTGCGTCTGTTTCAAAGGCGCTCGGCGCGCCGGGGCTGCGGACCGGTTGGCTCACGGTTGCGGACGCCGAGCTCAGGTCACGCCTCACGATCGCGAAGATGAACACCGTGATCTCCGGATCGGTTCTCGACGAAACACTCGCTGCGGCGTTGTTGCGCCACAGGGAAAGGGTGCTCGTGCCGAGACGCCGGCTTCTTGCCGGCGCCCTGCAGGAACTGTCGGATTGGTGCCAAGGCGAGCACAGCCGCATCGAGTGGATAAGACCGGAGGGCGGCGCGCTGTGCTGCCTCAGGCTGCGCGCCGATGCGCTCGACGATGCCGCCGTCTCGCGCTTCTGGAGCCTGCTGCCTCAGCACGACTTGCAGCTTGCGTCGGGCAAGTGGTTTGGCGAAAGCGACAGGGTGTTCCGGCTGGGCTTCGGGTATCTGCCTCCAGCGCGTCTGGGGGCGGCGTTGGCCGCTCTTTCGTCGAGCCTCGACGCCGTTGCAGAGTGA
- a CDS encoding aminotransferase-like domain-containing protein, with protein MSATMDVHAPYRYEQLADLIVDMIDNGALSPGMRVPSVRAISEQHRISIATALQAYRMLEDQGILVARPQSGFYVSNARHAAFALPSTSRPRARASTVSISGVVATLLEHASNMSLVPLGCAVPDAGLLQSQRLDFTLARMARQHGSRHNVYSPPRGEPSLRREIAKRSMRIGHALSPDDVLITSGCTEALTLALGAVAKPGDTIAVESPTYFGLLHTLEVLGLKALELPTDPTRGVDIAALARLLGKEPVAACVLSSSFNNPLGSAMAEADKRSLLALLSEHSIPLIEDDVYGDIHFGRDRPKPFIALAQSANRVIYCSSFSKSLAPGYRVGWIVPDAYSQQVMERKLAFSLCSPVLPQLAVAEFLASNAYDIHLRRIRRILEENLTRMVRAIEASFPAETKVSRPAGGFMLWLELPKQFDSRALFEEALEHGICFAPGDVFSASRRFRNCLRLSAGHAWTERIDAGVRRLGRLARALLDR; from the coding sequence ATGAGCGCAACCATGGACGTGCACGCACCCTACCGATACGAGCAGTTGGCCGACCTCATCGTCGACATGATCGACAACGGCGCGCTTTCCCCAGGGATGCGCGTTCCGTCCGTTCGCGCCATCAGCGAGCAGCATCGGATCAGCATTGCGACTGCGCTGCAGGCATATCGCATGCTCGAGGACCAGGGGATTCTTGTGGCGAGGCCGCAGTCGGGCTTCTACGTTTCGAATGCGCGCCATGCAGCATTCGCCCTGCCTTCCACCTCCCGGCCTCGCGCGAGGGCATCGACCGTTTCGATCAGCGGTGTTGTTGCAACCTTGCTCGAGCACGCCTCGAACATGTCGCTCGTTCCGCTCGGATGCGCAGTGCCCGATGCGGGCTTGCTGCAGTCGCAGCGGCTCGACTTCACGCTCGCACGCATGGCGCGCCAGCACGGCTCGCGCCACAACGTCTACAGCCCGCCGCGCGGCGAGCCCAGCCTGCGCCGCGAGATCGCGAAGCGGTCAATGCGCATCGGACATGCACTCTCTCCGGACGACGTGCTCATCACCAGTGGTTGCACCGAGGCGCTGACGCTCGCACTCGGCGCCGTGGCCAAGCCGGGCGACACGATAGCCGTCGAATCACCCACCTACTTCGGGCTACTGCACACCCTCGAGGTTCTGGGCCTGAAGGCACTGGAACTGCCGACGGACCCAACTCGTGGCGTCGACATCGCGGCGCTGGCGCGCCTGCTCGGAAAAGAGCCAGTAGCGGCCTGCGTGCTTTCGTCGAGCTTCAACAATCCATTGGGGTCCGCGATGGCTGAAGCAGACAAGAGGTCGCTGCTTGCGCTGCTGTCGGAACACTCTATCCCCTTGATCGAAGACGACGTCTACGGCGACATCCACTTCGGCCGCGACCGGCCCAAGCCATTCATCGCGCTGGCTCAAAGCGCCAACAGGGTCATCTACTGCAGCTCCTTCTCGAAGAGCCTTGCGCCGGGATACCGGGTCGGCTGGATCGTGCCTGATGCCTATTCGCAGCAGGTGATGGAACGCAAGCTGGCGTTCAGTCTTTGCAGCCCGGTCCTGCCGCAACTCGCGGTCGCGGAGTTCCTGGCGAGCAACGCCTATGACATTCATCTGCGCCGGATTCGGCGCATCCTCGAGGAAAACCTCACGCGCATGGTGCGTGCGATAGAAGCCAGTTTTCCGGCTGAGACAAAAGTGAGCCGGCCCGCTGGCGGCTTCATGCTCTGGCTTGAGCTTCCAAAGCAGTTCGACTCGCGCGCGCTGTTCGAAGAAGCGCTGGAGCATGGCATCTGCTTTGCGCCCGGCGACGTGTTCTCTGCAAGCCGGCGCTTTCGCAATTGCCTGCGGCTGAGCGCGGGGCACGCCTGGACCGAGCGGATCGACGCTGGTGTACGGCGGCTGGGGCGGCTTGCGCGGGCGCTGCTTGATCGGTGA
- a CDS encoding class I SAM-dependent methyltransferase → MNPSQASRTALATSLMRAIHSRSDPAPLLDDPWGDRLVPETVRAAFRERAQAQFDSAPHGDALDAALRANAAYAEVVLRSRYTEDALQAAVARGVGQYVIVGAGFDSFVCRRPAWAEGLTVYEVDHPATQQLKRQRLQACGVAESASVHFIEADLSVESLGAALARSPFDATRPAFFSWLGVTVYLPREANLAALRAIATCTSSADSELVFTYIDEAVLDDRHADADNEAFRKLREEVSAVGEAFMSGFDPANLKALLMDTGLQLLEDLDGHKAVARYDLQGLNGLQPVGAAHIAHARVIRA, encoded by the coding sequence GTGAATCCATCGCAAGCCAGCCGCACCGCCCTAGCAACCTCGCTGATGCGAGCCATTCACTCACGCAGCGACCCCGCCCCACTGCTGGATGACCCGTGGGGAGACCGACTTGTGCCGGAGACCGTGCGGGCCGCTTTCCGCGAGCGGGCGCAGGCGCAGTTCGATTCAGCCCCTCACGGCGATGCGCTCGACGCCGCGCTGCGTGCGAACGCGGCGTATGCCGAGGTCGTCCTGCGATCGCGCTACACGGAAGACGCCCTGCAGGCGGCCGTCGCCAGGGGTGTCGGGCAGTACGTGATCGTCGGCGCGGGCTTCGACAGCTTCGTGTGCCGCCGCCCCGCATGGGCTGAAGGATTGACGGTGTACGAAGTCGACCACCCCGCCACGCAGCAACTGAAGCGCCAGCGCCTGCAGGCCTGCGGCGTGGCTGAGTCGGCATCGGTGCATTTCATCGAGGCGGACCTGTCCGTGGAAAGTCTCGGCGCGGCATTGGCCCGCTCGCCCTTCGACGCGACCCGGCCTGCGTTCTTCTCGTGGCTCGGCGTGACTGTGTACCTGCCGCGCGAGGCCAATCTGGCCGCGCTGCGCGCCATCGCCACGTGCACCTCGTCGGCAGATAGCGAACTGGTCTTCACCTACATCGATGAGGCCGTGCTCGATGACCGGCATGCGGATGCGGACAACGAGGCCTTTCGCAAGCTGCGCGAAGAAGTGTCCGCCGTTGGTGAGGCCTTCATGTCCGGCTTCGATCCTGCGAACCTGAAAGCGCTGTTGATGGACACCGGCTTGCAGTTGTTGGAGGACCTCGATGGTCACAAGGCCGTTGCGCGCTACGACCTACAGGGACTCAACGGCCTGCAGCCGGTTGGCGCCGCGCACATCGCGCACGCGCGGGTCATACGCGCCTGA